Proteins encoded by one window of Aspergillus puulaauensis MK2 DNA, chromosome 4, nearly complete sequence:
- a CDS encoding M28 family metallopeptidase (COG:O,P;~EggNog:ENOG410PI09;~InterPro:IPR036757,IPR007365,IPR034308,IPR003137, IPR039373,IPR007484;~MEROPS:MER0015691;~PFAM:PF04253,PF02225,PF04389;~TransMembrane:1 (i35-57o)), giving the protein MREKPIMSPSETTPLLIVPVAPQRYRYPHHKLRRACTYSLGFLLFVAIALFLFPSALLPREGGSLWSYLPGAHPYPSSWPSSNGLDYEELETLLLGTPSAARAREWSKYYTAGPHLAGKNLSQALWTKERWEEFGIEDTKIASYDVYLNYPIDHRLALLKGNNVTYEASLEEDVLEEDSTSGLRDRIPTFHGYSASGNVTAGFVYVNFGTYADYEDLVNANVTLEGKIAIAKYGRIFRGLKVKRAQELGIVGVVLYDDPQQDGEFTEENGYKPYPEGPARNPSAVQRGSTQFLSFAPGDPTTPGYPSKPGCDRQDPHNFIPSIPSIPVSYTDVLPLLKALNGHGPKASDFNEWWQGGGLGYKGVDYNIGPSPDDITVNLYNEQEYVTTPLWNVIGVIPGSLPDVVVLGNHRDAWIAGGAGDPNSGSAALNEVIRSFGEALKAGWKPLRTIVFASWDGEEYGLLGSTEWVEDHLPWLSKSNVAYLNVDVAASGSRISPTASPLLNKLIYEVTGLVQSPNQTVEGQTVRDVWDGYIGTMGSGSDFTAFQDFAGIPSYDLGFGPSSEDPVYHYHSNYDSFDWMQKFGDPQFLYHEACTKIWALAAAKLAETPVLFFNATDYGLGLEEYVDRIRSSADNLPGGVSFDFGPLYAAISKFQKVAIKFDAYAADLTSQLDEDLPWYLWWKKVRLFFLIHNVNTKYKNIERQFLYEEGLDGRSWFKHVVFAPGIWTGYAGATYPGLVESLEADDVANAAKWLYIIIERVDAAAKLLQ; this is encoded by the exons ATGAGGGAGAAGCCCATCATGTCTCCTTCAGAGACGACCCCGCTTCTCATCGTACCGGTCGCTCCCCAGCGTTACCGGTATCCCCATCACAAGCTTCGCCGAGCCTGCACCTATTCCTTaggctttcttctcttcgttgCTATTGCTCTATTCTTATTTCCAtcagctcttcttccgcgcgAAGGCGGCTCGCTCTGGTCGTATCTTCCCGGCGCGCACCCATACCCGAGCTCCTGGCCCAGCAGTAACGGCCTCGActacgaggagctcgagacTCTCCTTCTGGGAACCCCATCCGCGGCCCGCGCACGGGAATGGAGCAAGTACTACACCGCCGGACCTCATCTTGCGGGAAAGAACCTCAGCCAGGCACTCTGGACAAAAGAGCGCTGGGAGGAATTCGGCATTGAGGATACCAAGATCGCCTCTTACGATGTCTATCTCAACTACCCTATCGACCACCGGTTGGCTCTGTTGAAGGGGAACAACGTCACATATGAAGCCTCGCTGGAAGAGGACGTCCTGGAGGAAGATAGCACCAGCGGTTTGCGCGACCGTATACCCACATTTCATGGATACTCTGCTAGTGGAAACGTGACAGCAGGGTTTGTCTACGTCAACTTTGGTACCTACGCTGATTACGAGGACCTGGTGAATGCGAATGTTACTCTTGAGGGGAAGATTGCGATTGCTAAGTACGGCCGTATCTTCCGTGGTCTGAAAGTGAAAAGGGCGCAGGAGCTTGGAATAGTCGGCGTGGTTCTCTATGACGACCCGCAGCAGGATGGCGAATTTACAGAGGAAAACGGTTACAAGCCGTATCCCGAAGGCCCAGCAAGAAACCCCAGTGCTGTTCAGCGGGGGAGCACTCAATTCTTGA GTTTTGCGCCGGGCGACCCTACTACTCCTGGGTATCCCTCTAAACCGGGATGTGACAGGCAGGATCCCCATAACTTCATCCCGTCTATCCCTTCAATACCAGTCTCCTATACGGACGTGCTGCCCCTTCTGAAAGCACTAAATGGCCACGGTCCAAAGGCATCTGACTTCAATGAGTGGTGGCAAGGCGGAGGTCTTGGCTACAAAGGTGTTGACTACAATATTGGACCTTCGCCAGATGACATCACTGTCAACCTGTATAATGAGCAGGAGTACGTTACTACTCCTCTGTGGAATGTCATCGGTGTTATCCCCGGCTCCCTCCCCGACGTTGTGGTTTTGGGCAACCACCGCGATGCTTGGATTGCTGGTGGTGCGGGTGATCCTAATAGTGGTTCTGCTGCGCTGAATGAGGTCATCCGCAGCTTCGGTGAGGCTCTCAAAGCCGGCTGGAAGCCCCTCCGCACTATCGTCTTCGCAAGCTGGGACGGAGAGGAGTACGGGCTGCTAGGTTCTACAGAGTGGGTGGAGGATCACCTCCCCTGGCTCTCAAAATCCAATGTTGCATACCTGAATGTCGATGTTGCGGCATCCGGTAGCCGGATTTCTCCCACTGCAAGCCCACTTCTTAACAAACTAATTTATGAAGTCACTGGCCTGGTCCAGTCTCCGAACCAGACGGTCGAAGGACAGACAGTCCGCGATGTTTGGGACGGATACATTGGAACAATGGGCAGCGGCAGTGATTTCACCGCATTTCAAGACTTCGCTGGAATTCCTAGCTATGATCTCGGGTTTGGCCCCAGCTCTGAGGACCCTGTCTACCATTACCACTCCAACTACGACAGCTTCGATTGGATGCAGAAATTTGGTGATCCACAATTCCTCTATCACGAAGCCTGCACCAAGATCTGGGCCTTGGCTGCTGCGAAGCTAGCGGAAACTCCCGTTTTATTCTTCAACGCCACTGACTATGGCTTGGGTTTGGAGGAGTATGTAGACCGAATTCGGTCCAGTGCAGACAACCTGCCTGGTGGCGTCTCCTTTGACTTTGGGCCGTTATACGCTGCGATTAGCAAGTTCCAGAAAGTTGCGATTAAATTCGATGCCTATGCGGCGGACTTGACATCGCAACTCGATGAAGACCTTCCTTGGTATCtctggtggaagaaggtcaggCTATTCTTCCTGATTCACAATGTCAACACCAAGTACAAGAATATCGAGCGCCAGTTCTTGTacgaggagggtttggatgGTCGTAGCTGGTTCAAGCACGTGGTATTTGCCCCCGGTATCTGGACAGGATACGCGGGCGCGACTTATCCAGGTCTTGTGGAAAGCCTGGAGGCTGACGATGTAGCTAACGCTGCT AAATGGCTGTATATAATCATTGAGCGTGTCGATGCGGCGGCCAAACTGCTCCAGTAG
- a CDS encoding MFS transporter (COG:G;~EggNog:ENOG410PFNS;~InterPro:IPR020846,IPR011701,IPR036259;~PFAM:PF07690;~SECRETED:SignalP(1-24);~TransMembrane:12 (i12-31o51-70i82-99o105-123i143-164o184-206i281-304o334-353i360-380o392-412i424-444o464-484i);~go_function: GO:0022857 - transmembrane transporter activity [Evidence IEA];~go_process: GO:0055085 - transmembrane transport [Evidence IEA]), whose amino-acid sequence MHASAPRLPVRQLLILSICRFAEPISVTSYLPYLPEMIESVGVHESEVAKWAGLTSAVSSFSQAAMAVYWGTASDRFGRKPIILLGLTATMILSLAFGLSKSLPMLMACRGMIGFMNGNVGIIRTMVAEMVPQKELQPQAFSIMPMVWTIGSIFGPSFGGSLARPAEKFPEIFGHWKFFQEFPFLLPNLVSAAFFIVGISTGFLFLHETLLAKRGHRDPGLVLGQVITRPCTHRRRKASQVMVDDERTPLLGERQPTTQPQKKVEVKQHTWKEVLSPQSALILLTYTLMSVHTMAFESVLPVFLHNPPQLFEDNPDVQLPFKFVGGFGMDSQRIGILYTITGIIGIVMQFYAFPAAARRFGVLNCVKASAAAFPIIYLLTPYVSLVPKSMRNVSICLIILSKLTASIFNFPGTTILLTNSARSLGILGTLNGVATSTSALGRAIGPAMLGPIFSLGVRAGYVIIPWWFLSFISILAAIPILWVVEPDGFQGQSSDEPEPEEVEQNTIEDTCPTKHQESETRN is encoded by the exons ATGCATGCGAGTGCCCCCAGGTTGCCTGTCCGGCAGCTGCTCATTCTTT CAATATGTCGATTCGCAGAACCTA TCTCCGTCACCTCGTACCTGCCGTACCTT CCTGAAATGATCGAGAGTGTCGGCGTCCATGAATCTGAAGTTGCAAAATGGGCCGGACTCACCTCGGCTGTCTCATCCTTTTCCCAGGCGGCGATGGCTGTCTACTGGGGCACGGCCTCGGACCGTTTTGGGCGCAAACCCATCATCTTGCTTGGATTAACTGCTACCATGATCCTCTCCTTAGCATTTGGTCTCTCTAAATCACTGCCTATGCTGATGGCCTGCCGTGGTATGATTGGCTTTATGAATGGAAACGTTGGTATCATCCGAACTATGGTGGCTGAAATGGTTCCCCAAAAGGAACTCCAGCCTCAAGCCTTCAGTATTATGCCCATGGTATGGACTATTGGTAGTATTTTTGGTCCATCTTTCGGAGGATCACTCGCTCGACCGGCGGAGAAGTTCCCTGAGATCTTCGGCCACTGGAAATTTTTCCAAGagtttccttttttattaCCCAATCTAGTGTCTGCGGCCTTTTTCATCGTTGGTATCTCTACTggttttctgtttcttcat GAAACTTTGCTCGCGAAACGGGGCCATCGCGATCCTGGATTAGTGCTTGGTCAGGTCATCACACGCCCTTGTACCCATCGACGCCGAAAGGCCTCTCAAGTAATGGTAGATGATGAGAGGACTCCTCTCCTTGGAGAACGTCAGCCTACTACCCAGCCACAAAAGAAAGTCGAAGTGAAGCAGCATACCTGGAAGGAGGTGCTCAGCCCGCAGTCCGCCCTAATCCTGTTGACATACACCTTAATGTCAGTACACACTATGGCGTTCGAGTCGGTTCTACCTGTGTTCCTTCACAATCCCCCCCAACTATTTGAGGACAACCCGGATGTACAGCTCCCGTTCAAATTTGTGGGCGGGTTCGGCATGG ATTCTCAACGCATTGGTATTCTCTACACTATAACAGGGATCATAGGTATTGTGATGCAATTCTATGCATTCCCAGCCGCGGCAAGACGTTTTGGTGTCTTGAACTGTGTTAAAGCCTCCGCTGCTGCCTTTCCCATCATATATCTCCTCACACCCTACGTATCCCTCGTCCCCAAGTCCATGCGCAACGTCTCAATATGCTTGATTATCCTATCCAAGCTTACAGCTTCCATATTCAACTTCCCGGGAACCACAATTCTGCTCACAAATTCGGCCCGTAGCCTGGGTATTCTCGGAACCCTTAATGGAGTTGCCACGAGTACGAGCGCACTCGGACGTGCCATCGGGCCAGCCATGCTAGGACCTATATTCTCGCTTGGCGTAAGGGCCGGGTACGTTATTATACCCTGGTGGTTCCTCTCCTTTATTTCTATCCTTGCTGCAATCCCAATCCTGTGGGTTGTTGAACCCGATGGTTTCCAGGGCCAGAGTTCGGatgaaccagagccagaagaagtGGAACAAAACACTATCGAAGACACTTGTCCCACTAAACACCAGGAAAGCGAAACGAGGAATTAG
- a CDS encoding Yip1 family protein (COG:S;~EggNog:ENOG410PKFD;~InterPro:IPR039765,IPR006977;~PFAM:PF04893;~TransMembrane:5 (o120-140i152-173o193-210i217-236o248-269i);~go_component: GO:0005794 - Golgi apparatus [Evidence IEA];~go_component: GO:0016020 - membrane [Evidence IEA];~go_function: GO:0017137 - Rab GTPase binding [Evidence IEA];~go_process: GO:0016192 - vesicle-mediated transport [Evidence IEA]) has translation MSNQGYDVVVDVDADGDDLGHTDLQEDLEFHPSNFENDQRNAKSHPDTGAFIGTGGGSSSRRNRSPGGTPTKHAWWSIHYYEQYFDVDTNEVLRRCVASVYPRNNFLDVLEGNADLYGPFWIATTVIVILFLTGTISQWLSNNDKNHFKYDFTLLSGAAGLVYGYTFILPIALWGALKWFGSSTADLVECWALYGYSNLIWIAVALVSWSPLTALNWALVGVGFGWTVFFLLRNLYPVLSATDAKASRALLVLVILLHAGFAIAIKILFFAHGSPVSKKGDDKDHDDDDDGDDHDDHDDKKLMF, from the exons ATGTCAAACCAGGGCTATGACGTGGTAGTGGACGTCGACGCAGAT GGCGACGACCTTGGACATACCGACCTTCAAGAAGACCTCGAATTTCACCCGTCTA ACTTCGAGAATGACCAACGCAATGCCAAATCCCACCCAGACACCGGCGCCTTTATAGGCACTGGCGGAGGAAGCTCCTCTCGCCGCAACAGATCCCCAGGAGGCACGCCGACCAAACATGCCTGGTGGTCCATCCACTACTACGAGCAATACTTTGATGTCGATACCAACGAAGTCCTCCGCCGCTGCGTCGCCTCCGTCTACCCTCGCAACAACTTCCTGGACGTTCTCGAAGGCAACGCGGACCTTTACGGGCCCTTCTGGATTGCGACAactgtcatcgtcatccttTTCCTAACAGGCACCATCTCGCAATGGCTCTCAAACAACGACAAAAACCACTTCAAGTACGACTTCACCCTTCTTTCCGGTGCCGCCGGCCTAGTTTACGGGTATACATTCATCCTGCCCATTGCTCTCTGGGGTGCGCTCAAGTGGTTCGGGAGCTCGACCGCTGATCTTGTTGAGTGTTGGGCGCTGTATGGGTACTCGAATTTGATTTGGATTGCGGTGGCGCTTGTTAGTTGGAGTCCGTTGACGGCCTTAAACTGGGCGCTTGTCGGAGTCGGGTTTGGATGGaccgtcttcttcctgctaAGGAACTTGTACCCTGTGCTCAGTGCGACGGATGCGAAGGCTAGCCGGGCGCTGCTGGTGCTTGTTATTCTGTTGCATGCTGGGTTTGCAATTGCGATTAAGATCTTGTTCTTTGC GCATGGAAGCCCCGTTTCCAAGAAGGGCGATGACAAGGAtcacgatgatgatgatgatggggatGATCATGATGACCACGACGACAAGAAGCTCATGTTTTAA